TCGTGGAGATCCTCATCTCATTCTCCATTATGACAATTGCCATGCTTGTCCTCTTTCAGGGATTTTCCATCACGCTTCAAAATGTCGAAACAACGGTGAATTACAGACAAGCCCTGCATATCGCCGAATCCAGATTGGCCGTGGTTGGCATGGAAGTTCCTTTACTTGCAGGCGAGTACTCCGGGGATATTGTTCCGTTCCAATGGCATCTGCGGATCGCCCCTCGGGAGAGTGAGGAGATGTATTCGGAAAAGCAAGCGGTGGCGCTGTTTCAAGTTGAGGTGACGGTGCATTGGATTGATCCGGGGCACAAAGAACAATCCGTCACCCTGACAACCGTGCGGTTGGGGAAGGCCGCGTGAAGTCTCCTGCCGCGACGGCCGGTACCCGTGGGTCGAGTGAGTCGCCACAGGGGTTTTCACTCCTCGAACTGCTCGTTGCCATCACGATTGTCGGCTTAATGGCCTCCTTTATGTATGTGGACTTGCGATTCAGTTTGGGAGCCTGGAAAGCGGGTGAGGAACGCTTAAATCAGATGGGTCAGATCTCATCCATCCAGGAATTCCTGCGGAGTCGGCTTGAAAAAACGTACCCGCAATGGACGATCAATGAGAAAGAAGAAGGAAGCGTTGCCTTCCAGGGAAGGTCGCACAGGTTAACGTTTATAGCACCCATGCAGACCTATTTAGGAAAAGCGCCATTTTATGACCTCTCCCTAGGTGTGATCGAGGTCAAGCCGGGCCGTAGGGATCTGGAATTCTTGTGGAAACCAATACTTCCCCTTGCTGACGAGGAAGAGAGGAAACCTGAAAAAGCTGTTTTATTACACAATATTGCCGATGTTGAGTTTCGCTACTTCGGTTTAAAAAA
The Magnetococcales bacterium DNA segment above includes these coding regions:
- a CDS encoding prepilin-type N-terminal cleavage/methylation domain-containing protein, giving the protein MREPPPKIEKGFTLVEILISFSIMTIAMLVLFQGFSITLQNVETTVNYRQALHIAESRLAVVGMEVPLLAGEYSGDIVPFQWHLRIAPRESEEMYSEKQAVALFQVEVTVHWIDPGHKEQSVTLTTVRLGKAA
- a CDS encoding prepilin-type N-terminal cleavage/methylation domain-containing protein, producing the protein MKSPAATAGTRGSSESPQGFSLLELLVAITIVGLMASFMYVDLRFSLGAWKAGEERLNQMGQISSIQEFLRSRLEKTYPQWTINEKEEGSVAFQGRSHRLTFIAPMQTYLGKAPFYDLSLGVIEVKPGRRDLEFLWKPILPLADEEERKPEKAVLLHNIADVEFRYFGLKNVDTEPVWLEEWEGKTKLPFLTSVTVHFPAGDERIWPVLTVAHRIQMDSACKFDIKINTCAGRTTKE